The Paenibacillus macerans genome includes a window with the following:
- the purL gene encoding phosphoribosylformylglycinamidine synthase subunit PurL: protein MSQQVSAKEPNAEQIAEQKIYKQMGVSDSEYELICGFLGRKPNYTEIGVFSVMWSEHCAYKNSKPLLRRFPTSGPRVLMGPGEGAGIVDIGDNQAVVFKIESHNHPSAVEPYQGAATGVGGIIRDIFSMGARPVALLNSLRFGKLESERVKYLFEHVVSGIAGYGNCIGIPTVGGEVVFDENYEGNPLVNAMCVGLIDHDKIQRGVAKGVGNPVFYVGPPTGRDGIHGATFASEELTEESEAKRTAVQVGDPFMEKLVMEACLELIDTGIVLGIQDMGAAGLTCSSAEMASKAGNGLELYLDQVPQREEGMTAYEMMLSESQERMLFVVEPKDEAQAREIFERWGVICAKVGKVTDDGRLKLFHHGELVGDMPVKALVDECPIYDKPSAVPAYYEQNAAVDTLRYEEVRDLGGALEQVLSSPSVASKAWVYDQYDYMVRTGTAVRPGSDAAVVTVHGTRKALAMTTDCNGRFVYLDPEVGGRIAVSEAARNIVCSGAEPLAITDNLNFGSPEKPDIFWQMERAVDGMAEACRELDTPVIGGNVSLYNENAKGAIYPTPVVGMVGLVHDVDHITTQGFKSEGDVIFLLGETKAELGGSEFQAVVHGVVEGRPPQLDLAVEKKLLGAVLEAIQGGLVRSAHDLSEGGLAAALAESCISGGLGANVDVASGGLRADVLLFSESQSRILLSASPDKADALERLIAERGVPVARIGSVAGAAAGGAGLAIAVDGASVLNKPVEQLKRVWEDVIPCLMK, encoded by the coding sequence ATGAGTCAGCAAGTGTCCGCTAAGGAACCGAATGCAGAGCAAATTGCGGAGCAGAAAATTTACAAACAGATGGGCGTTTCGGATAGCGAATACGAACTGATCTGCGGGTTTTTGGGCCGTAAGCCGAACTACACGGAAATCGGCGTGTTCAGCGTCATGTGGTCGGAGCACTGCGCCTACAAAAATTCGAAGCCGCTGCTGCGCCGTTTTCCCACCAGCGGACCGCGTGTCCTGATGGGGCCGGGCGAGGGCGCGGGGATCGTCGATATCGGCGACAACCAGGCGGTCGTGTTCAAAATCGAAAGCCATAACCACCCTTCCGCAGTGGAGCCTTACCAAGGCGCTGCGACGGGCGTCGGCGGGATTATCCGCGATATTTTTTCGATGGGGGCAAGACCGGTTGCGCTGCTTAACTCTCTGCGTTTCGGCAAGCTGGAAAGCGAGCGCGTGAAATATTTGTTCGAGCACGTCGTGTCCGGGATCGCCGGGTACGGCAACTGCATCGGTATCCCGACGGTCGGCGGCGAAGTCGTGTTTGACGAAAACTATGAAGGGAATCCGCTCGTCAACGCGATGTGCGTCGGGCTGATCGATCACGATAAAATCCAGCGCGGCGTCGCCAAGGGCGTGGGCAACCCGGTGTTTTACGTTGGCCCGCCAACGGGGCGCGACGGCATCCACGGCGCGACGTTTGCGTCGGAGGAGCTGACGGAGGAGTCGGAAGCGAAGCGGACGGCGGTACAGGTCGGCGATCCGTTTATGGAAAAGCTGGTCATGGAAGCCTGCCTCGAACTGATCGACACCGGCATCGTGCTGGGGATTCAGGATATGGGCGCGGCCGGGCTGACATGCTCCAGCGCGGAGATGGCGAGCAAGGCCGGCAACGGTCTGGAGCTGTATCTCGATCAGGTGCCGCAGCGCGAAGAGGGCATGACCGCTTACGAAATGATGCTGTCGGAATCGCAGGAACGGATGCTGTTCGTCGTTGAGCCGAAGGATGAGGCGCAGGCGCGGGAGATTTTTGAGCGCTGGGGCGTGATCTGCGCGAAGGTCGGCAAGGTGACGGACGACGGGCGGCTGAAGCTGTTCCATCACGGTGAGCTGGTTGGCGATATGCCGGTGAAGGCGCTCGTGGACGAATGTCCGATTTATGACAAGCCTTCGGCGGTGCCGGCTTATTATGAGCAGAACGCCGCGGTGGATACGCTGCGGTATGAAGAGGTCCGCGATCTGGGCGGGGCGCTTGAGCAAGTGTTGTCTTCGCCTTCGGTCGCAAGCAAAGCCTGGGTCTATGATCAGTACGACTACATGGTGCGCACCGGCACGGCGGTTCGTCCGGGCTCGGACGCGGCGGTCGTGACGGTCCACGGGACGCGCAAGGCGCTGGCGATGACGACCGACTGCAACGGCCGGTTCGTGTACCTCGATCCGGAGGTGGGCGGACGCATCGCGGTCAGCGAAGCGGCGCGCAACATCGTGTGCTCCGGAGCCGAGCCGCTGGCGATTACGGACAACCTGAATTTCGGCAGCCCGGAGAAGCCGGATATTTTCTGGCAGATGGAGCGGGCCGTAGACGGCATGGCGGAAGCTTGCCGCGAGCTGGATACGCCGGTCATCGGCGGGAACGTCAGCTTGTACAACGAAAACGCCAAAGGCGCGATTTACCCGACGCCGGTCGTCGGCATGGTGGGACTCGTGCACGATGTGGACCATATTACGACCCAGGGCTTCAAGTCCGAGGGAGACGTGATTTTCCTGCTCGGCGAAACGAAGGCGGAGCTTGGCGGCAGCGAGTTCCAAGCGGTCGTGCATGGCGTCGTTGAGGGGCGTCCGCCGCAGCTGGATCTGGCAGTTGAGAAAAAGCTGCTGGGCGCTGTGCTTGAAGCGATTCAAGGCGGGCTGGTACGTTCGGCTCACGATCTGTCCGAAGGCGGGCTGGCCGCAGCGCTGGCGGAATCGTGCATCAGCGGCGGTTTGGGCGCGAACGTCGATGTGGCAAGCGGCGGGCTGCGTGCGGATGTTTTGCTGTTCAGCGAGTCGCAGTCGCGGATTTTGCTGTCGGCATCGCCGGATAAAGCGGATGCGCTGGAGCGGCTCATCGCGGAGCGCGGCGTGCCGGTTGCGCGGATCGGTTCCGTAGCGGGCGCGGCTGCCGGGGGCGCCGGGCTGGCCATTGCAGTGGACGGGGCTTCCGTGCTGAACAAGCCGGTCGAGCAGTTGAAACGCGTCTGGGAGGATGTCATTCCATGTCTGATGAAATAA
- the purQ gene encoding phosphoribosylformylglycinamidine synthase subunit PurQ has product MKFAVLVFPGSNCDIDCYKAVEEALGEPVDYVWHTAADLSAYDCILVPGGFSYGDYLRCGAISRFAPVMAEVAKAAEEGKYVLGICNGFQILTEAGLLPGTLRRNMSLKFRCHDTVLRVENNANPFTSLYAPGEEITIPIAHGEGNYYCDEETLARLRQNNQIIFRYVNNPNGSVDDIAGISSERGNVVGMMPHPERAVNALLGSTDGKKMFTSILKAWRDRHESASVR; this is encoded by the coding sequence ATGAAATTCGCGGTACTCGTATTTCCCGGTTCCAACTGTGATATCGACTGTTATAAAGCGGTGGAGGAAGCTTTGGGCGAACCCGTCGATTACGTGTGGCATACGGCGGCGGATCTTTCCGCGTACGACTGCATCCTGGTTCCCGGGGGCTTTTCCTATGGCGATTACTTGCGCTGCGGGGCGATTTCCCGGTTCGCGCCCGTGATGGCCGAGGTGGCCAAAGCCGCGGAGGAAGGCAAATATGTTCTCGGCATCTGCAACGGATTTCAGATTTTGACGGAAGCCGGGCTGCTGCCGGGGACGCTGCGCCGCAACATGTCGCTGAAATTCCGCTGCCATGATACGGTGCTGAGGGTCGAAAACAACGCAAATCCGTTTACGTCGCTGTACGCGCCGGGCGAAGAGATTACGATTCCGATCGCCCACGGCGAAGGCAATTATTATTGTGATGAAGAAACCTTGGCCCGGCTGCGGCAAAACAACCAGATTATTTTCCGGTATGTGAATAACCCGAACGGGTCGGTGGACGATATCGCCGGTATTTCCAGTGAACGCGGCAACGTGGTCGGCATGATGCCGCATCCGGAGCGTGCGGTGAACGCCCTGCTCGGCTCTACGGACGGCAAAAAAATGTTTACATCCATTTTGAAGGCTTGGAGGGATCGGCATGAGTCAGCAAGTGTCCGCTAA
- the purS gene encoding phosphoribosylformylglycinamidine synthase subunit PurS, with product MIKANVYVTIKQSVLDPQGVAVQGALHSMGFKEVESVRIGKYMELTLDTNDRFEAEARVKAMCEKLLANTVVEDYRFELEG from the coding sequence ATGATTAAAGCGAACGTTTATGTCACGATCAAGCAAAGCGTACTGGATCCGCAAGGAGTAGCGGTGCAGGGAGCGCTTCATTCGATGGGCTTCAAGGAAGTGGAGAGCGTCCGCATCGGCAAATATATGGAGCTTACGCTGGACACGAACGACCGCTTTGAGGCGGAAGCCCGCGTCAAGGCAATGTGCGAGAAGCTGCTGGCCAATACAGTGGTTGAAGATTACCGTTTTGAATTGGAGGGCTGA
- a CDS encoding phosphoribosylaminoimidazolesuccinocarboxamide synthase, which produces MSSPAISTAADLVNAPLLYKGKVRELYDLGEHYLIVVTDRISAFDYVLEPAVPDKGNVLNRLSAFWFGKTQHLLENHVIHADVELLGDVVPEAHKPLLKNRVMVTRKAERIDIECVVRGYVTGGGWRQYEQSGEINGIKLPEGLRKNAKLAEPIFTPAAKNDVGHDEDISFAEMADKVGADLAEQLRSRSLELYAFARDYCEERGIMLADCKLEFGLVDGRLILIDEIFTPDASRFWAKEKYALDIEIDSMDKEPVRAYLAGSDWDKNSRPDPLPGHVVEETTRRYRDIYRRLTGYELE; this is translated from the coding sequence ATGTCATCACCGGCAATTTCCACGGCGGCGGATTTGGTGAACGCCCCGCTGCTGTATAAAGGCAAAGTGCGGGAGCTGTACGACCTTGGCGAGCATTATTTGATCGTCGTGACCGACCGTATTTCCGCTTTCGACTATGTGCTTGAGCCGGCGGTGCCGGACAAAGGCAATGTGCTGAACCGCCTGAGCGCGTTCTGGTTCGGCAAGACGCAGCATCTGCTGGAGAATCACGTGATTCATGCGGATGTGGAGCTTTTGGGGGACGTCGTTCCCGAAGCGCACAAGCCGCTGCTGAAAAACCGCGTGATGGTCACCCGTAAAGCCGAACGCATCGATATCGAATGCGTGGTGCGCGGTTACGTCACCGGCGGCGGCTGGCGGCAGTACGAGCAGAGCGGCGAGATCAACGGCATCAAGCTGCCGGAGGGCCTGCGCAAAAACGCCAAGCTGGCGGAGCCGATTTTTACGCCGGCGGCGAAAAACGACGTCGGCCATGACGAGGACATCTCCTTTGCGGAGATGGCGGACAAGGTCGGCGCGGATTTGGCGGAGCAGCTGCGCAGCCGCAGCCTGGAGCTTTACGCTTTCGCTCGGGACTACTGCGAGGAGCGCGGCATCATGCTCGCCGACTGCAAGCTGGAATTCGGGCTGGTGGACGGCAGGCTGATTTTGATCGACGAGATTTTCACGCCGGATGCGTCGCGTTTTTGGGCCAAGGAAAAATACGCGCTGGATATCGAGATCGACAGCATGGACAAAGAGCCGGTGCGCGCTTACCTGGCCGGTTCGGATTGGGACAAGAACAGCCGGCCCGATCCGCTGCCGGGGCATGTGGTTGAGGAGACGACCCGGCGTTACCGCGATATTTACCGGCGGCTGACCGGGTACGAGTTAGAGTAG
- the purB gene encoding adenylosuccinate lyase codes for MIERYSRPEMRAIWTEENKFKAWLEVELCACEAWAELGVIPKEDVALLRQNASFDIDRIYEIEQETRHDVIAFTRAVSESLGPERKWVHYGLTSTDVVDTALGYLLKQANEILERDILNFIDILREKALAYKDTPMMGRTHGVHAEPTTFGLKMALWHEEMKRNLERFRRAADGVQFGKISGAVGTYANIDPFVEQFVCEKLGTTAAPVSTQTLQRDRHAEYMATLALIATSLDKFATEIRALQKSEFREVEEAFAKGQKGSSAMPHKRNPIGCENISGLSRVIRGHMVSAYENVTLWHERDISHSSVERVILPDATMLLNYMLNRFGNIVKNLTVFPENMKRNMGRTFGVPFSGRVMTKLIDKGFSREQAYDTVQPRAMQAWETQRQFRDIIEETPEITAVLSKEEIDDAFNPAWHLKHVDTIFRKLGLAE; via the coding sequence ATGATCGAACGCTACAGCAGACCGGAAATGAGAGCGATCTGGACGGAGGAAAACAAATTCAAGGCTTGGCTGGAAGTCGAGCTGTGCGCCTGCGAGGCTTGGGCCGAGCTGGGCGTCATCCCGAAGGAGGACGTGGCTTTGCTGCGCCAAAACGCCTCGTTCGACATCGACCGGATCTACGAAATCGAGCAGGAGACGCGCCATGACGTGATCGCCTTTACCCGGGCGGTTTCGGAAAGCTTGGGCCCGGAACGGAAATGGGTGCACTATGGCCTCACTTCGACGGACGTGGTGGACACGGCGCTGGGGTATTTGCTGAAGCAGGCCAACGAAATTCTTGAGCGGGATATTTTGAACTTTATCGATATTTTGCGGGAAAAAGCGCTCGCCTACAAAGACACGCCGATGATGGGCCGGACGCATGGCGTGCATGCCGAGCCGACGACGTTCGGGCTGAAGATGGCGCTCTGGCATGAAGAGATGAAGCGGAATCTGGAGCGCTTCCGCCGGGCCGCGGACGGAGTGCAGTTCGGCAAAATCTCCGGTGCGGTAGGTACGTACGCGAACATCGATCCGTTCGTGGAGCAGTTTGTGTGCGAGAAGCTGGGCACAACGGCCGCGCCGGTCTCCACGCAAACGCTGCAGCGCGACCGCCACGCCGAGTATATGGCCACGCTGGCGCTGATCGCCACGTCGCTCGACAAATTCGCCACGGAAATCCGCGCCCTGCAAAAAAGCGAATTCCGCGAGGTGGAGGAAGCTTTCGCCAAAGGGCAAAAAGGCTCGTCGGCGATGCCGCACAAGCGCAATCCGATCGGCTGCGAGAACATTTCCGGCCTGTCGCGCGTGATCCGCGGGCACATGGTGTCGGCCTACGAAAACGTGACCCTGTGGCATGAACGCGATATTTCGCATTCTTCGGTGGAGCGGGTGATTTTGCCCGACGCGACGATGCTGCTGAACTACATGTTGAACCGCTTCGGAAATATCGTGAAAAACTTGACGGTGTTCCCGGAAAATATGAAGCGCAACATGGGCCGCACGTTTGGCGTGCCGTTCTCCGGCCGCGTCATGACGAAGCTGATCGACAAAGGCTTCAGCCGCGAGCAGGCGTACGACACGGTGCAGCCGCGGGCGATGCAGGCTTGGGAAACGCAGCGGCAGTTCCGCGACATCATCGAAGAGACGCCGGAAATTACCGCCGTGCTGAGCAAGGAAGAGATCGACGACGCGTTTAACCCGGCTTGGCATTTGAAGCATGTGGATACGATTTTCCGCAAGCTGGGTTTGGCTGAGTAG